In Candidatus Thorarchaeota archaeon, the DNA window ACAAACGGGTGACCCATCGACCTCCACCCATTGCCTTGTGGAATACGACACTGGACACCGAGGAACACCGCAGACGCGAGTTGCACAGACTGAGCAATACAGCACGTTTCCTGACGAGGCGAACTGAGATACTCTTCGATGAAGACCTTGTAAACCTCCTCGAACGAGTCAGGACTATATGTGCAGAGGGACTGAGGACCGGAGCGTCACTAGATGCATTGCAGCAGGTGGCGCATGTGCTGCTCTCCCGAAAGGAGACCCGTGAGGTCTGGCTGCTGCTGCGAGAGGAGCGCCTCCAGTCACGAGAGATCCTGAGTCGGAACAATCGCCAACTCGTGGAACAGCGACTCCGTACCGTCCCCAACCTGTTCCTCCTCTACGGAAATGCACTATTCCTGCTCATCACCGCCATCGTGAGACGGCTTGTTGATTCACCCCGTCCGGAGGCGATACAGACACTCTGGAGAGCCGTGGGGCAGTGGGTCCTCATCCACATCGGTCTGGAAATCGATCGTGAGGCACTGGGCGATACGGTGTCGCGGTACAGCACGCATGCCCTCTACTCGAATCTGCGGTCCCGGCTCTCGAACCTGCAACGCCTCCGACGGCCTGTACCTGAGACCCGCCACCACCCCGCCGATGATGTGACCGAGCCCACAATGGATAGCCCCATGATGATCTCACGTAGAATTCTGGAGGTGCGTCATGGTCGCCTGCTCATCCTCGAGGACGAAACGGATCCTACTATCGAACCACTGGCCTGGCTACTATTTCCGCAGACTCCCTCCTCCGCGCCCCCCAGTCCCTCAGAGCCCTGGTTCATGGGCCTGTTCCGATTGGGGTCACGCTTTCTGATGCGCGGTGGCTGGGCCCGTGGCATCACCGACTACTCGCATCTGTGGACCGCCGCAGAACGCGCCCGTGGAGTCTCCACCAGCGTGAAGGTCTTTCCAGCAGCAGTGGTCCATACATCCAATGGCAGGCTATTGCTATGGCTCAAGAGTCTGGTCATGGAGGACGACTCGCTGGAGTGGCACTGCTCCGGACTGCTGGAGTACCCGCGACAACGGCAGGTGGCACAGAAGAGTATTGGAACGCTGCACCCCCTTCCCCTCCACCTTCGCCTCCTCAGATGGCTGAGCCTCTCCCGACCCACAGACATAGATGTGGCCGCGTACCAGCCGGACGACTCGGCCGTGGACCATGAGGCCATTGATGCGCATGTCACAGAGCTGCTGGAGCGTGTCATGGAACAGACCCGGGACGTGGACCATGTGCATGTCAGAGTGTCTCTCGATACGGTTCAGGGCGTCTACGAGGTCGCCCTTGGCGAGAGCAGGGCGAACCCCGATATGTATGGTGTCTACCACTTTTCCCAGACGCGTGAGCTCCTGTCCTTTCTGCGGTGGCCCATGGACTCCGGTCTACCCGTGGACCTTGCTGGTGGTCAGGTCAGCTGGAACCCCATAGAAGACATCCACTACAGAGAACTCGTCCTGCCTCGTGGTCTGGTACCGCTGTCCCTGCTGAGGCCCTGGGTGGAACGCAGAGAGCCCCTCGACGGAATCACCATCTTGCCGGAAGATGTGATGTCCCTGCTCGGTGGCGTGACGGGCCTCACCGTGCAACTCCAATTTGCTCCTGTGCCAAGAAACAGTGGGCCTACCATGCACGACGGACGGTGGTCCTGTCTGTGGCAATGTACCGATGTGGTAGTCCCCGACGAGGACGGGGTGGCGACCATGAACCTGCCAGAGCGGGAGCAGCTCCTTGCGGGACTCAGAGAACTCCCTCTCTCATGGACCAAACTGGCCCTGCTGACAGACGCAGGCATGGTCTTTGACCCACATGATGGCAGTGGGTATCTGACCGATATCGTTGTGGAGTACAGCGAGGGCGTGGTCATTCCGGACTGGGTGCGACAGCACCCCCAGTTGCTGGAGGCACTGGAAGCGGCGGGCTATCCGGTTCGTGCTCTGAGCTACGACCCAGGTGCCTCTGAGGAGCCGGTCCTGACCGCAGAGGAGGAGGCCCGGCTCGAGGTTGAGTGGGCAGAGGCGGAGGAGCAGCAGCGGCTTGAGGCGGAGGCCAGAGAGGGCGCGCAGCCGGGAGATCCAGACTTTGATGGTGTCCTTCTTGACGAGGCGGATGATGTACGTATTCGTACACTGAACGAGAACGGATTCGTCTTTGACTGCTGGGTGGCGGGGCGGGACGGCATAGAGCTGCATCTGCTAGGCCGAGAAGAGGAAACCTCGCGTGTGATCCGGACGGGCGCCCTGCTCAGCGACCTTCGTGGGCGAGGCATCCACAGAGAGGTGCTGGATGAAGTGCTGGAGCAGTGGTTGCGACACGGTGGTGGTGTTGAGTTGGATGGTGACCTGTTCGCCACTGTGCGGGATGGCCTTGAGGACTTCCTGAAGCGGCAGGGTGTGCATATCGTCTATGATCTGTGACCGACGGCTATGTGGTCGCCAGTCTCTGTGCACAAAGGCTAGGCGGAGGCAGTCCCAGACGCGCCGCGTCTAGACCTGAGAGCTGCGGCTCTGAGCCCATAGACTCTCCCGGAGAAGGAGGCGATGAGAGCGAGCAGGTCTGCCACCAGTTCCTCCTGAGGAGTCCTGTGTTCCGGTGCCTCTTCACAGAGGACAAGGAGATGGACTCCATGATCGGCAAGAAGGCGTTCGATGAGTGACACTGCAAAGCGGGCGAGCCGATCGCGGTGTGTCACGACTACAGTATGAAGAAGGCCCCTGCGAGCGGTTCTAAGGAGGCGGAGAAGCCCTCTTCGTCGCATGTTGAGACCAGACCCGATGTCGGTGAAGACCATGGGATCGACCCCGTTGCGTGCGCGTACGGCCTTGACCAGCAGTTCCTGTTGACGCAGCAGGTCACCATCTCGTGCCTGACGATGGCTGGAGACCCGGGCATAGATCGCCACAGTAGTGGTAATGGTCATGGTGGTACCTGTCGCATCGTGCTGCTGCGGTGCAGAGCGATGAGAGCGGGATGAGGCAGAAGGAGCACGAAGAGCGAGGAGGCGCTGGAGTTCGGCAGCAGTGATGCGCCTATGCCCGCCCAGTGTCCTGTGACAGTGGAGCCGACCGGAGTTGTGCCAGCGGCGGATGGTCTTAGGACAGACCCCCAGACGACTGGCAGCCTCAGAGACCGAGAACATGATAATCAACCGATGGAGGGCTGTGGCATAATACGGGATAAATCAGGTGGATGTCCAACAATGTCCAAGTTTTGCGCAGCTGTTCTTTACCCTCACAGAATCTAACAATACAACTGACAGGCCTTCACTCAGAACGACCATATACTGATCCGGCCATTATTCAATCTCGATCGGAAAATACCCGCCAACATAGTAGGGTCTACATGTCTCTCTTGAAGTGGCGTAGTACTTACTTCCATATACTGCCATGACCGGAAAACAGGTGGTTAACATTCTAACTAACCTAAACGCTGAAGGGACTCGTTATGTCTGGTGTGAAAGGAACTAAGAACAAGCTCTTCAAGGGTCTCACAGAACACGATATTCTTGTCTGGGAAGAAGAAAAGATGCGACACCAACGGCGTATGGGCCGAAAGGTCACGGACGTAGAATTTCTCCGATATCTATTGATGTCTTCTTCTCGTCCCGTGATCACCTCAAAAGACGGAGTTGTCTCAGGACTGATGGCCGGGACTGCCCCCATATACGAGAAGGTTGACACACTACTTGACAAGTATCGTGCTACTCGTGTTCAGAAAAAGTCTGACCACTCTCAGCCATAGGATCGTCAATGATTCCGCGACACAATTATCTTCGACACGGACATCAATAGTGATTCGCGCCGTCAGATTACGGTGATTCCGAGAAATGTCAATTGTTAAAAACAAGTGAGCTGATTCTAGACTTGGCTAAGAAAGGCAATTGCTAATGCTTTTCAAAAGAGTTGCTAAGTAGAGCGAGGTCAGAACTACAATGGACCCTGATATACCAACTATCGAGGCTGAAGATGAATTCGAGGCAGAGCTGTACCTTGAGGTCTTGAAAGAGGACCCGCCTTTCAAGAGATATGTTTCCCGGGGAGACACGCCTGATCTCATCGATATACCCGACCCTCATCTTGAGGCTGATCGTGCCGTTGCAAGAGCAGTGCGGATGACAAAATCGGACAAGACCCCCCGGATACAACCGGTCCTTGGCAGTGCTGGTATGGGGAAGACCCATCTGTTCTGGGTCTTGAAGGACCGCGAGTCCAATTCTAATCCTGGGCCGTACCGTGCAGTATACGTTCCATCTCCTCCATCGCCAGTCCGTGTCCCGCTGCATTTCTATGCGTGCTTGGTTGATGAGATCGGTACCACAATGTTTGATGATATGGCCGACACGTTATTGATGAGATATGGTGAGCTACAGGGCAGAATAAAGAAGCACTATGACTTTTCTGACCTTATGCAACGTGCCCTTCAAGACTACCCTGGGGTTGCTGCTGATCCCGTGAAGGTCCTCTTTCAATATCGTATAGTTGACGACAAACGCGATTTGGCCCGACGTTGGTTGTTAGGTGAGGCACTCAGTCCCGAAGAGCTTGAGGCACTTGATGTTCGGACCTATCTTGAAGACGATGATGTGACCATTGCAACGTTTAAGATCCTCACAGAAGGCACGGATCGTCCGATCTTGTTATTCATCGATGAGATGGAAGGGCCCTTCAACACCTATGGTGAAGAGGGTGAGCGACGTTTCCTTGAGGTATTGAAGCGTCTGTACAACGAGTGCAGTAATATCCTTATCATTGCCTCATGCCTCACAGAGATCTGGGATCGTATCTATAGCCTTGCAGATGCCCCGACACGTTCCCGAATGGAGACCCCTGTTCGACTGGAAAAGTTCTCTCGCGACCATGTGGCCACATTTGTCGAGGAGACCATGGAACTCTACTGGGACGAGTACAATATTGACCCGCCACCAAATCCGTATTTTCCATTGACCGAGGACGATATCACGCTGGTATACGAGCGATCAAATGGTATTCCCCGTGAAGCGATTCGGCAGGTCATAGCCCGTGTGGATGAGGTTCTCTTTGGCAAGACCGTCACCGAGGCGGAGGGTGCCGACTATGTCATCAAGCTCACGCCAAGTGTCGTGATCGGTGCTATCGTGAAGGCTCTTCAGATTCTTGCTGAGGCGCAGGGTCTCAAGGTGGAGTTGCAAGCCGCAAAGGGAAGTACCAAGAAAGAGTCCGCAGCCATCATGTCAATCAATAATGGTACTACTGAGTATTTCTTCTCCATTGAAGTTCCAAACGTCAAGAACTGGGATCGCAGTGGCGGCGTTGCGGCCTACTATTCTGCACGACGCCTTAGCAAGGCTCTGAGCGAGGGTCTGGTCCAGTTGGCGATCGTTGCGGTTCCAGAGGCGACGAGCGGTGCTAAATTCGAATCTGTTGTGAACGAGTCTGGTGAAAAGATCGCCGTGCTGCGTCTGACCTCCAGTACCGCATCTGATCTAATCGACACAACAAATAGTGGTCAGATCCCTGAAGAGCAAAAGAGCTTCTTTGAGGCTATTGTTCACAAGTTCTTTGCGCCCTGAATTTAGTACGTTCATAGTTTGCACGTATTTGCAGGTATCGCTATGGGCAGTGTGAACTAGGCGGCTCATCACGATATGATCCATTTCAACTATGAAGCGAACTGACCTCTGAAGCAGTAGATTCTTGCATCATGAATTCTGCAACTAC includes these proteins:
- a CDS encoding IS607 family transposase gives rise to the protein MFSVSEAASRLGVCPKTIRRWHNSGRLHCHRTLGGHRRITAAELQRLLALRAPSASSRSHRSAPQQHDATGTTMTITTTVAIYARVSSHRQARDGDLLRQQELLVKAVRARNGVDPMVFTDIGSGLNMRRRGLLRLLRTARRGLLHTVVVTHRDRLARFAVSLIERLLADHGVHLLVLCEEAPEHRTPQEELVADLLALIASFSGRVYGLRAAALRSRRGASGTASA